A window of Phyllobacterium sp. T1293 contains these coding sequences:
- a CDS encoding P-II family nitrogen regulator produces MKIVMAIIKPFKLDEVREALTAVGIQGLTVTEVKGYGRQKGHTEIYRGAEYAVSFLPKLKVEVAVASELVDTAVEAITAAAKTGQIGDGKIFVLSIDQAVRIRTGETDTDAL; encoded by the coding sequence ATGAAAATTGTGATGGCCATCATCAAGCCGTTCAAGCTGGACGAAGTGCGCGAAGCACTTACCGCTGTCGGCATTCAGGGCCTGACCGTCACCGAGGTGAAGGGTTACGGCCGCCAGAAGGGACACACCGAGATTTATCGTGGCGCGGAATATGCCGTCAGCTTTCTTCCCAAACTGAAAGTGGAAGTGGCTGTGGCGTCAGAACTCGTCGACACCGCCGTTGAAGCCATCACCGCGGCTGCCAAAACCGGCCAGATCGGTGATGGAAAAATCTTCGTTCTCAGCATTGATCAGGCTGTCCGTATCCGTACGGGCGAAACTGACACTGATGCGCTTTGA
- a CDS encoding ammonium transporter, with protein MKIPTSLTSAVRSTLLGSLALTAFGSLAALAQEAAPAVADAAAAAAPTVDKGDTAWMMISSVLVLFMIVPGLALFYGGLVRAKNVLSVLMQCTGIAAVVIVIWVLYGYSFAFGGGTSPYWGGLGKVFLSGVTKDSVAATFTKGVGIPEFVFICFQMTFAAITPALIIGAFAERIKFSATILFVILWVTLVYFPIAHMVWDPAGLIMSWGALDFAGGTVVHINAGIAGLVGALIIGKRAGLGRDMMAPHSMPLTMIGASILWVGWFGFNAGSALEANGQATLAMINTFTATAGAIVAWVVIEALARKTASMLGAASGVVAGLVAVTPAAGTIGPVGAIFLGAIASLICYYMVAVVKPKLGYDDSLDVFGVHGVGGIIGAIGTGIFTSTTLGGIGYASESITMGSQVYVQIKAVLLTLAWSGIGSFILYKIVDVVVGLRPTAEAESIGLDLTSHGEAAYHN; from the coding sequence ATGAAAATTCCAACCAGTTTGACATCCGCGGTGCGCAGTACCCTTCTGGGTTCACTGGCGCTGACCGCATTCGGTTCGCTGGCCGCGCTTGCACAGGAAGCTGCGCCTGCTGTAGCGGATGCTGCCGCCGCTGCCGCGCCGACAGTCGACAAGGGTGACACCGCGTGGATGATGATTTCCAGCGTCCTCGTCCTGTTCATGATCGTTCCGGGCCTTGCCCTGTTCTATGGCGGCCTTGTCCGCGCCAAGAACGTGCTTTCCGTCCTGATGCAGTGTACCGGTATCGCTGCCGTCGTGATTGTTATCTGGGTCCTCTATGGATACTCCTTCGCCTTTGGTGGCGGCACCAGTCCCTATTGGGGCGGTCTTGGCAAGGTATTCCTTTCCGGCGTCACCAAAGATTCCGTGGCTGCGACCTTCACCAAGGGCGTCGGCATACCGGAATTCGTTTTCATCTGCTTCCAGATGACCTTTGCCGCGATTACACCGGCGCTGATCATCGGTGCCTTTGCTGAGCGCATTAAATTCTCGGCAACGATCCTGTTCGTCATTCTCTGGGTCACATTGGTGTACTTCCCGATTGCCCATATGGTCTGGGACCCGGCTGGTTTGATCATGAGTTGGGGTGCGCTTGATTTTGCGGGTGGTACAGTCGTTCATATCAATGCCGGTATTGCTGGTCTCGTTGGTGCTCTTATCATTGGCAAGCGCGCAGGTCTCGGTCGTGACATGATGGCTCCTCACTCTATGCCATTGACAATGATCGGGGCCTCGATCCTGTGGGTTGGCTGGTTCGGCTTTAACGCGGGTTCGGCACTTGAAGCCAATGGTCAGGCAACACTTGCCATGATCAATACATTTACGGCGACAGCCGGTGCGATCGTTGCCTGGGTTGTCATTGAAGCGCTTGCCCGCAAGACAGCTTCGATGCTGGGCGCTGCATCAGGTGTAGTTGCCGGTCTTGTTGCTGTAACACCAGCTGCCGGGACGATTGGCCCGGTTGGCGCGATCTTCCTTGGGGCCATCGCCAGCCTCATCTGCTACTACATGGTAGCCGTTGTGAAGCCGAAGCTTGGCTATGACGACAGTCTTGATGTCTTCGGCGTGCATGGCGTCGGTGGTATCATTGGGGCGATCGGAACGGGTATCTTCACCAGCACCACGCTTGGTGGTATCGGCTATGCCAGTGAAAGTATCACAATGGGCTCGCAGGTTTACGTGCAGATCAAGGCCGTGCTCCTCACGCTGGCTTGGAGCGGTATCGGCTCGTTCATCCTCTACAAGATCGTTGATGTTGTGGTTGGTCTGCGTCCGACAGCCGAAGCTGAATCCATTGGCCTCGACCTCACTTCACACGGTGAAGCTGCATACCATAATTAA
- a CDS encoding DNA translocase FtsK, whose translation MRQGYSASYAIDENRHGLTTLFRRQIQIVWGLALFCFVAFAIGSLATWNVIDPSFSHATSNPVRNALGYAGAVFADLGMQFFGLSALVALMPALFWGGLMLTGRGVDRLPRRAIAWFCASLMAAAMAGCFNIPASWPMPIGLGGVFGDMVLKIPAIFTGTFPRGGLAMILVAVLALPTLWIFGFACGLTYRDSEPVVAKKSGRQVTREEDFDDEDEDDEESDGGSWLALGALTHWFLSIKALFRRIFGRSAGLYNSARSMTARHNDDDNMFNDAPVARQDGTRRDPGFHDEAPRIEAPSIDIGNDDFDRETDDYDPIAFSEEDEVDDWAPQAAPARPSSVPGAKVRVDTPAPAPKTGVRVQREAQTSLIKSDAFEMPPLHFLSEPKNVVRNPSLSKEALEQNARLLEGVLEDFGVRGEIIHVRPGPVVTLYELEPAPGIKSSRVITLADDIARSMSAIAARVAVVPGRNAIGIELPNQTREMVYLRELLASRDFEQTKTKLALALGKTINGEAVIADLAKMPHLLVAGTTGSGKSVAINTMILSLLYRMTPEQCRLIMIDPKMLELSIYDGIPHLLTPVVTDPKKAVVALKWTVKEMEDRYRKMSKVSVRNIDGFNQRVEQAQKKGERIARTVQTGFDRATGEAVYETEELDLQPMPYIVVIIDEMADLMMVAGKDIEGAVQRLAQMARAAGIHVIMATQRPSVDVITGTIKANFPTRISFQVTSKIDSRTILGEQGGEQLLGMGDMLYMAGGGRIQRVHGPFVGDDEVEKIVNHLKLQGVPEYLDAITEEDDEDDMGGGPAGTSNLEDSDDPYDQAVAVVLRDKKASTSYIQRRLGIGYNRAASIIERMEQEGIVGPANHAGKRDILVPTQDDDF comes from the coding sequence ATGCGTCAAGGATATTCAGCCTCCTATGCGATTGATGAAAACCGGCACGGGTTGACGACCCTCTTTCGCCGGCAGATACAGATTGTCTGGGGGTTGGCACTTTTCTGCTTTGTGGCCTTCGCCATTGGCAGTCTTGCGACCTGGAACGTCATCGATCCGAGTTTCAGCCACGCGACATCCAACCCGGTACGCAATGCGCTTGGCTATGCGGGCGCCGTCTTTGCTGACCTTGGCATGCAATTCTTTGGCCTCTCGGCGCTGGTCGCTCTCATGCCCGCGCTATTCTGGGGCGGCCTGATGCTGACTGGCCGAGGTGTAGACCGCTTGCCGCGCCGGGCAATCGCCTGGTTCTGCGCTTCGCTCATGGCGGCGGCAATGGCTGGGTGCTTCAATATCCCCGCAAGCTGGCCGATGCCAATCGGCCTTGGCGGCGTCTTTGGCGATATGGTTCTCAAAATCCCTGCCATCTTCACCGGAACATTTCCGCGTGGTGGTCTCGCCATGATCCTTGTCGCGGTCCTTGCCCTGCCCACGCTGTGGATCTTCGGCTTTGCCTGCGGTCTGACCTATCGTGACAGTGAGCCAGTGGTGGCAAAGAAGTCCGGCCGTCAGGTCACGCGTGAAGAAGACTTTGATGACGAGGATGAAGATGACGAGGAAAGCGATGGTGGCAGCTGGCTGGCACTTGGAGCGCTCACCCATTGGTTCCTGAGCATAAAAGCCCTTTTCCGCCGCATCTTCGGCCGTAGTGCAGGCCTCTACAACAGTGCGCGCAGCATGACCGCCCGGCACAATGACGATGACAATATGTTCAACGACGCGCCGGTTGCGCGGCAGGACGGCACCCGCCGTGATCCGGGTTTTCATGACGAAGCGCCGCGTATCGAAGCGCCGTCCATTGACATTGGCAATGATGATTTTGATCGCGAGACCGATGACTACGACCCAATCGCTTTCAGTGAAGAGGACGAGGTTGACGACTGGGCACCGCAGGCAGCACCCGCCCGGCCCAGTTCAGTGCCGGGTGCAAAGGTTCGTGTCGACACACCAGCACCCGCACCGAAGACCGGTGTTCGAGTGCAGCGCGAGGCGCAGACGTCCCTGATCAAATCCGACGCGTTTGAAATGCCGCCGCTGCATTTCCTCAGCGAGCCGAAGAATGTGGTTCGCAATCCGAGCCTGTCGAAGGAAGCGCTGGAGCAGAATGCGCGGCTGCTCGAGGGCGTGCTTGAGGATTTTGGTGTGCGCGGTGAAATCATCCACGTACGCCCGGGTCCGGTTGTCACGCTTTATGAACTTGAACCCGCACCGGGCATCAAATCCTCGCGTGTTATCACGCTTGCCGATGATATTGCCCGCTCAATGAGCGCTATTGCGGCGCGCGTCGCTGTCGTGCCGGGACGTAACGCCATTGGTATCGAATTGCCAAACCAGACGCGCGAAATGGTTTATTTGCGCGAATTGCTGGCAAGCCGGGATTTTGAACAGACCAAGACCAAGCTGGCGCTGGCGCTGGGCAAGACCATCAACGGTGAAGCCGTGATCGCTGACCTCGCCAAGATGCCGCATTTGCTGGTTGCCGGTACAACCGGTTCGGGTAAGTCCGTTGCCATCAATACCATGATCCTGTCGCTGCTCTACCGGATGACGCCCGAGCAATGCCGCCTGATCATGATTGATCCGAAGATGCTGGAACTGTCTATTTATGACGGTATTCCGCATTTGTTGACCCCTGTTGTGACCGATCCGAAGAAGGCAGTCGTGGCGCTGAAGTGGACGGTCAAGGAGATGGAAGATCGCTACCGCAAGATGTCGAAGGTCAGTGTGCGTAACATTGACGGCTTCAATCAGCGGGTGGAACAGGCGCAGAAAAAGGGCGAGCGGATCGCACGCACCGTGCAGACTGGTTTTGACCGGGCAACAGGCGAGGCAGTTTACGAGACCGAAGAACTCGATTTGCAGCCCATGCCTTACATCGTTGTGATCATCGACGAAATGGCCGATCTGATGATGGTTGCCGGTAAGGATATTGAAGGCGCGGTGCAGCGTCTGGCACAGATGGCGCGTGCCGCCGGTATCCACGTCATCATGGCAACCCAGCGTCCATCGGTTGACGTGATCACCGGTACAATCAAGGCCAACTTCCCGACGCGTATTTCCTTCCAGGTGACGTCCAAGATCGATTCGCGTACCATTTTGGGCGAGCAGGGCGGCGAACAGCTGCTTGGCATGGGTGACATGCTTTATATGGCCGGTGGTGGTCGCATCCAGCGTGTTCATGGTCCGTTTGTCGGTGATGATGAAGTTGAAAAAATCGTCAATCATCTGAAATTGCAGGGCGTGCCTGAGTATCTCGATGCGATTACCGAAGAGGACGACGAGGATGATATGGGCGGTGGCCCGGCCGGAACGTCGAATCTCGAAGATTCGGATGATCCCTATGATCAGGCTGTTGCGGTGGTGCTTCGGGACAAAAAGGCCTCGACCAGCTATATCCAACGCCGCCTTGGCATCGGCTACAACCGTGCTGCTTCGATTATCGAGCGCATGGAACAGGAGGGGATTGTCGGTCCTGCCAATCATGCGGGCAAGCGCGACATTCTGGTGCCAACACAGGATGATGATTTCTAA
- a CDS encoding outer membrane lipoprotein carrier protein LolA: MTTTKASFRTIGTFARTCAAASVVGMGLLFGATAISAQANAQAAPAAISGAQQIANQFSSVKTMTGDFVQFGPRGEQTEGTFYIERPGKIRFTYNKPSPIRVISDGESVVINNRKLDTWDLYPLSKTPLKLLLADQINLTGDRVKSVKEDPDMTTIVLGDKSVFGNSTITMMFDPKTYELRQWTITDAQGLDTTVMITNVRKDVKFAKDMFTIDYTRIAMKR; the protein is encoded by the coding sequence ATGACAACGACAAAAGCTTCGTTCCGCACGATTGGCACCTTTGCCCGGACATGTGCTGCGGCTTCCGTGGTTGGCATGGGGCTGCTTTTCGGTGCAACAGCAATTTCCGCTCAGGCGAACGCTCAGGCTGCGCCCGCCGCAATCAGCGGTGCGCAGCAGATTGCGAACCAGTTTTCCAGCGTCAAGACAATGACCGGTGATTTCGTGCAGTTTGGCCCGCGCGGTGAACAGACCGAAGGCACGTTCTATATCGAACGTCCGGGCAAGATCCGCTTTACCTACAACAAGCCATCGCCAATTCGCGTGATTTCCGATGGCGAATCAGTGGTCATCAACAATCGTAAGCTCGATACATGGGATCTCTATCCCCTGTCCAAGACACCGCTGAAGCTTCTTCTGGCCGATCAGATCAATCTGACCGGCGACCGCGTTAAATCGGTGAAGGAAGACCCGGATATGACAACAATTGTTCTCGGCGACAAATCGGTTTTCGGCAATTCAACCATCACGATGATGTTTGACCCGAAGACCTATGAGCTGCGTCAGTGGACAATCACTGATGCGCAGGGTCTCGACACGACTGTAATGATCACCAATGTCCGCAAGGATGTGAAATTCGCCAAGGACATGTTCACGATTGATTACACGCGCATTGCGATGAAGCGCTAA